A genomic stretch from Scatophagus argus isolate fScaArg1 chromosome 19, fScaArg1.pri, whole genome shotgun sequence includes:
- the LOC124050884 gene encoding protein eva-1 homolog A isoform X2 has product MNPIINSTYSPNMALISNALAAYTYISDHPERAALFFVCGVCLGLFLTLFALVVQISCRTDCQPRQRPPVKKRARPTNTSSDSSDSDSDWDTTSDLSARRHRRFERTLNMNVFTSAEELERAQRLEERERIIREIWMNGQPDIPGTRSLNRYY; this is encoded by the exons ATGAATCCTATCATCAACTCCACCTATAGCCCCAACATGGCCCTTATCAGCAACGCCCTGGCTGCCTACACTTACATATCAG ACCATCCAGAGAGGGCAGCGCTGTTCTTcgtctgtggtgtgtgtttgggcctcttcctcacactcttcgCCCTGGTGGTCCAGATCTCCTGTCGCACCGACTGCCAGCCCCGCCAGCGGCCTCCCGTCAAGAAACGAGCACGGCCCACCAACACGTCCTCCGATTCCAGCGACTCAGACTCAGACTGGGACACCACCTCGGATCTGTCGGCGCGGCGGCATCGGCGATTCGAACGCACGCTTAACATGAACGTGTTCACGTCAGCGGAAGAGCTGGAAAGAGCGcagaggctggaggagagggagcgaATCATCCGAGAGATCTGGATGAATGGGCAGCCTGACATCCCTGGGACACGGAGCCTCAACCGGTATTACTGA